The DNA sequence CGGCCCGACGGGCCGGCCCCGGTTCGTGTGCCGGATCAGCGCACCGTGCCCCGTACGTCGACCAGGGCGGCGCCGGTGCCGGTCGTGCCGGTGCCGACGGTGACCTCGAACCCGTTGTCGGAGAGCAGCCCGCCGACCGTGTCGGCGATCTGGGTGGCCTTGCCGCCGCCGGGCGGCTCCCACACCAGATGCAGCCGGCCGCCGGGGCGCAGCAGCCGCTTGAGCAGGCCGGCCTCGGCGTCGGCGCGGCGCACCCAGAAGAGGTTCACGTTGACCGCGAAGATCACGTCGAAGGTGGCGGCACCGAGTTCGACGTCTTCCAGCGCCGCCGTGTGCAGGACGACGCGGCCGGTGTCGACGTGCTCCCGGTTGCGTTGCCGGGCGCCGTCGACGGCCTTGTCGGAGCGGTCGATGGCGGTGATCGTTCCGCCGTCGAGCAGGTCGGCGACGAGGGCCACGGCGACACCGCGGCCGCAGCCGATCTCGAGTACGTCGTCGCCGGGCTTCAGCCCGAGCCGGTCGACGGTCCATTGCAGACGCTCAGGAACGGACTGTGTGCCCATTTCATCATGTTAGCGGGTGAACCGGCGGAAAGCGGCCCTTGGCGGGCTTACCAGTCGACGCGGTACAGCGCCTGCTCGACCTCGTTGGCGAATCCGCCGATCATCCCCTCCAGCGCCGTGTTGGTCAGCGACACCACGCTGACCTCGGCCGCCGGGTCGACGTAGCAGTGCGTGCCGTAGACCCCGCTCCAGCCGTAGCTGCCGACCGGCCGGGCGTCGCCCGCCTCCGCCCGGTCGCGTACGACCGAGAAGCCGAGCCCGAAGCCGTAGCCGGGCGCGATGTCCAGCGGGTGACCCTCGACCGCGTCGGTCGTCATCAGGTCCGTCGTGGCGGGGGAGAGGACCGGTGCGCCGCCCAGCCGGACCGCCTCCAGGAAGCGCAGGTAGTCGCGGGCGGTGCCGACCATGCCCATCCCCGCGGACGGGTAGGCGTCCGGGTCGGTGACCCGGTCCGGCGCGTAGCGGATCACGCCCGCGCCGGGCAGCGGCACCTCGTCGGCGGCGCCCATCCGCCGGGCCGGCTGACCGGGCTCGTCGGCGTCGGCGTACGCGGCCGGCAGGCGGGCCGGGTCGGTGGCGTGGAAGACGGTGTCGCGCATCCCCAGCGGGCCGGTCACCAGGCGCTCCACGACGGCGGGCAGCGGCTCGCCGGTCAGCGCCTCGACCATCGCGCCGACCACGTCGGTCGCCAGCGAGTAGGACCAGGCCGTGCCCGGCTCGAACGACAGCGGCACGCCGGCCAGCCGGCGCAGGTTGTCGGTCAGCGTCGACGCGCTGGCGTCGGCGCCGTCGGAGACCCCGGCACCGGCGTACGGCTGGTTGTCCGGTTGCAGGAAGCCGTAGCCGAGCCCGGCGGTGTGGGTGAGCAGGTGGCGCAGGGTGACGTCCGGCGTGCGACCGTCGGGCAGCGCGGGGCGGAAGTACGGCAGCACCTCGTGTGCCGGGGTGTCCAGGGTGAGCCGGCCCTGCTCGACGAGGGCGAGCGCGGCCACCGAGACGAGCGGCTTGGTCATGCTGGCGAGCCGGAACTGGCTGTCGGCCGTGGGGCGGACCTGTCGCTCGCGGTCGGCCCAGCCGGCGTAGCGCTCGTAGACGATGACGCCGCGCCGGGCGACCAGGACGGCCGCGCCGACCACCCGTCCGGTGCCGACCGCGTCGTCGACGACCGGGTCGAAGTGCTTGGCCACCGCCGGATCCGGGATGGCCGGCTCGGCGGCGG is a window from the Polymorphospora rubra genome containing:
- a CDS encoding SAM-dependent methyltransferase codes for the protein MGTQSVPERLQWTVDRLGLKPGDDVLEIGCGRGVAVALVADLLDGGTITAIDRSDKAVDGARQRNREHVDTGRVVLHTAALEDVELGAATFDVIFAVNVNLFWVRRADAEAGLLKRLLRPGGRLHLVWEPPGGGKATQIADTVGGLLSDNGFEVTVGTGTTGTGAALVDVRGTVR
- a CDS encoding serine hydrolase domain-containing protein; amino-acid sequence: MSDAAPTTPHALAPAAEPAIPDPAVAKHFDPVVDDAVGTGRVVGAAVLVARRGVIVYERYAGWADRERQVRPTADSQFRLASMTKPLVSVAALALVEQGRLTLDTPAHEVLPYFRPALPDGRTPDVTLRHLLTHTAGLGYGFLQPDNQPYAGAGVSDGADASASTLTDNLRRLAGVPLSFEPGTAWSYSLATDVVGAMVEALTGEPLPAVVERLVTGPLGMRDTVFHATDPARLPAAYADADEPGQPARRMGAADEVPLPGAGVIRYAPDRVTDPDAYPSAGMGMVGTARDYLRFLEAVRLGGAPVLSPATTDLMTTDAVEGHPLDIAPGYGFGLGFSVVRDRAEAGDARPVGSYGWSGVYGTHCYVDPAAEVSVVSLTNTALEGMIGGFANEVEQALYRVDW